The nucleotide window ATCGgcagttaatgatgatgatgaaaacaacCCCtttacaaacaacaacaaacccTTACActttacagctttataatattaggattgATAATGTTAACTTACACATTTCTTCACAAGCTCGGCAACTTGATTCTGCGCCTCACACAACTGTTTCTCCAACAAGTTGCAGCGAGACCTCTCCTCATTCAGCTTGACCTTCAGAACATCTTTCTCTTGTTGTTCCGTACACCTCTCGTCACTCATAGATTCCATTTTGCGGATCAGTTCAATGTTCTTGCTTTTTGTCATTTCATGGTCTGTTTTTTCCTGAAAGTAAATTTTTATGGAATCAAAAACAACAGTGGCTACTGCCGTAATCAACAGGCAGGTAACAGAGGTTAACGGGTACCAAGTTTGAAACCCAGACCCCAtagtatatagatataaattgtAGTGAATAGAATTAGGATTCCAGTTTCTGATAATAAGGGTTGCAATTATTGTGGCTATTGTcgtattttccagttgtgggaatcaatCCCTAATATTCAAACAAGTAGTACCTATACAATTTAGAACTGTGAACTAACCTTTTCCAAAGCATCTTCTAAGTTCTTAACACAATCGGTGGACTGTTTATTCAGTCTCATGACAGTTTCACAGTTTTCTCTTAAAGTTTCAATCTCTTTCTCCTTCAGTCTGAGTGCTTCTTCTTTGCTTTCCACAGCACTCTCCATGTTCTCCTGTAACTCTTTTTTCTCTGATGTTAATTTTTTGCATTTATCTTGATAGTCGTGAGCTAAGTCCAAAGCTTTATAAAGTTCTGTTTCAAAATGGGTTGTTTTCTGGAACAATAAATTaactactttttaaattttcctcaGTCTCTTAACTCAACtgaatcatttatttcagttgagAGTATGAAAACACGACACTTTTCAAATAAATACTAGAGGACTGCCTGTAAGTCTGTTCTGTTTAAAATTCTGCTTTTAAAAATCCTGCAGGAATTATGGAATGTATTGCTTCAAGGTCCTATTTATCACTATACCAAATTGGTGCAGAAACGGTACCAGACAGACATATAGACAATACTTTCacatttgttactttttaaaatgttgaaGAGACTTATAATGTTTACTCTATAATACCTTTTGTGCTTCACCCGCAACCATCTTAAAGTTATCAACTTCTCTCAACATTTTGTCCAAAGCAGTCCTGTGTCGTTCCTCTGCCCTGTCCAAGCTGCCAGTGAGGCGCAGCCAAGCCTCACGTAACTTGTGGATAGCTGCATCCTTCGCCTTGTCCACTTTGACAGCAACTGCCAACTTCTCTTGCTGTTCCAAAATCTTCTTCTGTAATTGTTGTATTAGTGCTTCACAATGCTgagaataaagaaattaaaatgaattaaaaaaaatacttttatttaaagagtcGTACAAGAAGACATAATGACAGTCGCCTGTAAGATGTCCATCATACATATTATACTATTGTGAattggcaaactttcaagagcgaaacaaacaaatgaactgtcacctgcaccatcgtGCATGAAATGAACTGTAGGACTAAGTACAGCAATAGTCCAGTAGTTAAGAATCAAACCTGGAACCATTCAAACTCTTTATTGCAATTAATCTGATAATGTTCTGATGATCCCACAGTACTATAAtcttataaatttcatttactagtaagcttttttatttatttactatgtacggaataaataaataataaataataacaaaacattGATAAGTGAACATGTACAACTTACTTCTCTTTTCAACCTTTCTTCTTCTAACTTTATACTATCTATCTTCTCTGCCCTGTCCCCTCTCTCTCCCCACAACTCACTCAAACTCAACAAATCTGTGTCTATTGAGTCTAACTTGTAACCCTCTCTGTCCAAGCCAAATGGTCTCATTTGAGGCATTTTAAATTCATCCCTTTTCATATTGTATTCATTTGTCTTCAAATTATACTCATCTTTCTTTTCAAATTCATCCCTCTTCATAGTCAGTTCACTTGCATCTGACATAGAACTTTGTACATTACGACTTTGAGATTTATAATGCTCTAGAACTTTGGATGCTCTGTCTAGAATTTTATTCGCTGAAGGTTTAAATGTATCTGAATATGaagtttgtgtatttttttttggtgttgAAGTAGTTTGAACTTCTTTAGTGTCTGAGAAATTAAGTTTTCTGATACTTGGAGATTTTGTTTCCTGTTTTGAACAGTAATTTGGATTGTCCATTCTGCCATGATACCTTTTCGGATGTTCATGTTCATTTCTTGCAGAAGATGTACTCTGTGGTGATTGGTTTGCTGTTTTtaccaaatatatatatttatctaaaacaCTACTGGAAACGATCCTGCCACTCGGTAACTGTATTTCATCTTGATTCTTGCCTTCTAATTTATTGGAGATATAATCACCTGTTGCTTGCAGAATATTATCTGATGTAATTGGAATTTGTTCCCTATTTTTTGAGTCAGGACTTTCGTATGTTTCCACTTTATTTAAGAACTCATCTATTTCATGTAGAAGGAGTTTGTCATTCTGTTTACTCGGAGTTGATACAATGCTGCTGATGTCT belongs to Bicyclus anynana chromosome 10, ilBicAnyn1.1, whole genome shotgun sequence and includes:
- the LOC112046965 gene encoding trichohyalin isoform X1, which translates into the protein MSDTDDTDVLLLIPPNFFLVNSSGSEDSFLESSRTVVHKPVSCTAQVLGKLVNQVHCLESRLETLELDTSEISSVGTRNKVWDTDSFDSRSLDRKCFTFPRRRRRKIRRDTSKDASLTSLDTAREAENLRFDYKYCKVDKLDDSHSMDGDISSIVSTPSKQNDKLLLHEIDEFLNKVETYESPDSKNREQIPITSDNILQATGDYISNKLEGKNQDEIQLPSGRIVSSSVLDKYIYLVKTANQSPQSTSSARNEHEHPKRYHGRMDNPNYCSKQETKSPSIRKLNFSDTKEVQTTSTPKKNTQTSYSDTFKPSANKILDRASKVLEHYKSQSRNVQSSMSDASELTMKRDEFEKKDEYNLKTNEYNMKRDEFKMPQMRPFGLDREGYKLDSIDTDLLSLSELWGERGDRAEKIDSIKLEEERLKREHCEALIQQLQKKILEQQEKLAVAVKVDKAKDAAIHKLREAWLRLTGSLDRAEERHRTALDKMLREVDNFKMVAGEAQKKTTHFETELYKALDLAHDYQDKCKKLTSEKKELQENMESAVESKEEALRLKEKEIETLRENCETVMRLNKQSTDCVKNLEDALEKEKTDHEMTKSKNIELIRKMESMSDERCTEQQEKDVLKVKLNEERSRCNLLEKQLCEAQNQVAELVKKCDALDDEAKSLRKHLELQKAELKSHYQQQLEDAVLGKLQEFQRQLDLAERDMEMAARNKEIAVIETYNKQITRIEDQHKLEVQVLEEKQKEEIKLYRLQLAQANEKISLLENKLETYRRRRGQIASQLHSVMEAQWRQALLILTTGHAGLPPRAAPPALDSTAPDSVVTPLPPAPHKGAVSLPHDAPRRELPHDALSDHELQQYVQLLLTKPPNFEADSPPDPREHKNYSEEPTSDRPDRLDRRDKVKRSLHPGKPPWKS
- the LOC112046965 gene encoding trichohyalin isoform X2, coding for MSDTDDTDVLLLIPPNFFLVNSSGSEDSFLESSRTVVHKPVSCTAQVLGKLVNQVHCLESRLETLELDTSEISSVGTRNKVWDTDSFDSRSLDRKCFTFPRRRRRKIRRDTSKDASLTSLDTAREAENLRFDYKYCKVDKLDDSHSMDGDISSIVSTPSKQNDKLLLHEIDEFLNKVETYESPDSKNREQIPITSDNILQATGDYISNKLEGKNQDEIQLPSGRIVSSSVLDKYIYLVKTANQSPQSTSSARNEHEHPKRYHGRMDNPNYCSKQETKSPSIRKLNFSDTKEVQTTSTPKKNTQTSYSDTFKPSANKILDRASKVLEHYKSQSRNVQSSMSDASELTMKRDEFEKKDEYNLKTNEYNMKRDEFKMPQMRPFGLDREGYKLDSIDTDLLSLSELWGERGDRAEKIDSIKLEEERLKREHCEALIQQLQKKILEQQEKLAVAVKVDKAKDAAIHKLREAWLRLTGSLDRAEERHRTALDKMLREVDNFKMVAGEAQKKTTHFETELYKALDLAHDYQDKCKKLTSEKKELQENMESAVESKEEALRLKEKEIETLRENCETVMRLNKQSTDCVKNLEDALEKEKTDHEMTKSKNIELIRKMESMSDERCTEQQEKDVLKVKLNEERSRCNLLEKQLCEAQNQVAELVKKCDALDDEAKSLRKHLELQKAELKSHYQQQLEDAVLGKLQEFQRQLDLAERDMEMAARNKEIAVIETYNKQITRIEDQHKLEVQVLEEKQKEEIKLYRLQLAQANEKISLLENKLETYRRRRGQIASQLHSVMEAQWRQALLILTTGHAGLPPRAAPPALDSTAPDSVTPLPPAPHKGAVSLPHDAPRRELPHDALSDHELQQYVQLLLTKPPNFEADSPPDPREHKNYSEEPTSDRPDRLDRRDKVKRSLHPGKPPWKS